Proteins co-encoded in one Listeria ivanovii subsp. ivanovii genomic window:
- a CDS encoding ImmA/IrrE family metallo-endopeptidase, which produces MYEKLVAKYQDEVTIREEKMPYKLPGLYLNGIILINKNQSSIEKGCVLAEELMHYKYTVGNITKQVTIMDKKQELFARRKGYEAMVPLEDIITCFYLGLREYFEVADFLEVTEEFLRNTVTHYAEKYGPMYDYGGYLINFGSSIDVYKKF; this is translated from the coding sequence TTGTATGAAAAATTGGTAGCTAAATACCAAGATGAAGTAACCATAAGAGAAGAAAAAATGCCTTACAAATTACCTGGTCTATATTTAAATGGGATAATTTTGATCAATAAAAACCAGTCTTCCATTGAAAAAGGGTGCGTTTTAGCGGAAGAATTAATGCATTATAAATATACAGTTGGTAATATTACGAAACAAGTAACAATTATGGATAAGAAGCAAGAGCTTTTCGCCCGTAGAAAAGGTTATGAAGCAATGGTTCCGCTTGAAGATATCATTACTTGTTTTTATCTCGGACTGAGAGAATATTTTGAAGTGGCCGATTTTTTAGAAGTAACCGAGGAATTTTTGCGGAATACTGTTACGCATTACGCAGAAAAATATGGGCCGATGTATGATTACGGTGGATATTTAATTAATTTTGGTAGCTCTATTGATGTTTATAAGAAATTTTGA
- a CDS encoding Crp/Fnr family transcriptional regulator produces the protein MLYINDILDVISHEYSNRVSFSKGDIIHSFGVGGDHKTQLGIIMSGAATIEGHTSEGRWLINGLVAESMLFGVEVLLETSTAPKLIDYRVRALTDGSAILINRELFLNYLYANPQVFHQILDNVLVKYMFTAKNYKNINQSPFYKATNVLVEIVELLNLHQHDDQITLPSYVTQSLLADYCRSSRARITEALETMREKGLLTSKKPITISSFQNLQNQIENF, from the coding sequence ATGCTTTACATTAATGATATATTAGATGTTATTTCGCATGAATATTCAAATAGGGTTTCATTTAGTAAGGGTGATATCATCCACTCATTTGGAGTTGGAGGGGATCATAAAACACAATTAGGCATCATTATGTCTGGTGCAGCCACTATCGAAGGGCATACATCTGAAGGTCGTTGGTTAATAAATGGGCTAGTCGCTGAGTCGATGCTTTTTGGAGTAGAAGTGTTGCTCGAGACAAGTACCGCGCCTAAACTTATAGATTATCGTGTGCGTGCCCTCACTGATGGAAGTGCCATACTGATTAATCGCGAGCTTTTCCTTAATTATTTATACGCAAATCCTCAAGTTTTCCACCAAATATTAGATAATGTTCTTGTTAAATACATGTTTACTGCAAAAAATTATAAAAATATTAATCAGTCACCATTTTACAAAGCAACGAATGTCTTAGTGGAAATTGTGGAGCTTCTGAATCTTCATCAACATGATGATCAGATTACACTTCCATCTTATGTTACGCAGTCGCTTTTAGCTGATTATTGTCGCTCTAGCCGGGCCAGAATTACGGAAGCTTTAGAAACGATGCGCGAAAAAGGATTACTAACTTCCAAAAAACCAATTACTATTAGTTCTTTCCAAAACTTGCAGAATCAGATTGAAAACTTTTAA
- a CDS encoding AraC family transcriptional regulator has product MLKINTTTFNPQILYIASYYTNEPRIGENHHHDFLEISIICEGTSVYDIEGERVELSAGDVLVFNPGVNHFDITEPGMTNVQLHIGFRNFTLEGYARNTFPFKKAFLRKSETESAILNIAKQIIDEKDAEKSGYDLMLKANLMQLIIHILREATPEQLENNGMKLSTDEQQKQMLVNEIIHYMEKHHSEDVSLSSLSQTMYISPAYISKVFKEETGESPINYLIKIRLTRAEELLKNKDITVKQAANMVGYNDAYYFSKLFKKYYGFPPSENWRKSS; this is encoded by the coding sequence ATGCTAAAGATTAATACAACTACATTCAATCCGCAAATTTTGTATATCGCCAGTTATTATACAAATGAGCCACGAATTGGAGAAAATCACCATCATGACTTTTTAGAAATTTCGATTATTTGTGAAGGAACAAGTGTTTATGATATTGAAGGTGAGCGAGTTGAATTAAGTGCAGGGGATGTATTAGTTTTTAATCCCGGTGTGAATCATTTCGATATTACCGAACCAGGAATGACAAATGTACAACTCCACATTGGTTTTCGTAATTTTACTTTGGAAGGCTATGCAAGAAATACGTTCCCGTTTAAAAAAGCATTTTTACGAAAAAGCGAAACAGAGTCAGCTATTTTAAATATTGCTAAACAAATTATTGATGAAAAAGATGCCGAAAAATCGGGCTATGATTTAATGTTGAAAGCCAATTTAATGCAGCTGATTATTCATATTTTACGCGAAGCAACCCCAGAACAACTTGAAAATAATGGGATGAAATTGTCGACGGATGAGCAGCAAAAGCAAATGCTTGTGAATGAAATTATTCATTATATGGAAAAACATCATAGTGAGGATGTGTCGCTTTCATCGCTATCGCAAACAATGTATATCAGCCCGGCTTACATTTCTAAAGTATTCAAAGAAGAAACGGGAGAATCGCCAATTAATTACTTAATCAAGATTCGTCTTACCCGTGCTGAGGAGCTCCTCAAGAATAAAGATATCACGGTTAAACAAGCGGCTAACATGGTTGGATATAATGACGCTTATTATTTTAGTAAGCTTTTCAAAAAATATTACGGCTTCCCACCATCTGAAAATTGGCGAAAATCTAGTTAA
- a CDS encoding EAL domain-containing protein, with protein MDISSTEIWDAIRRKNYLLYYHPKVDARTNEIIGFEALVRLKTTTAILGPGEFFGDIVLLNATREMQDFVAEKAIEQINQLEGRFSISINIPADYLTSSNYMHFFYDYIKQHLKYPEQLEIEIIERAEITELEMANRNLRKIKDLGVKVSMDDFGKGYSSMTYLRSLPIDIIKTDMSFIALLKTDRRQQIIIQAIIDLCHDLGGKIVTEGVEDKEQVEKLREMKVDYFQGFYFSRPLPMEELKKKFSIQ; from the coding sequence ATGGATATCTCTAGTACGGAGATTTGGGATGCAATCAGGAGAAAGAATTACTTATTATATTATCATCCAAAAGTGGATGCGAGAACAAATGAAATTATTGGCTTTGAAGCGTTAGTTAGGTTGAAGACAACGACAGCAATTCTTGGACCAGGGGAGTTTTTTGGTGATATTGTCCTGTTGAATGCTACACGAGAAATGCAAGATTTTGTCGCTGAAAAGGCAATCGAACAAATCAATCAGCTAGAGGGGCGCTTTTCGATTTCGATTAATATTCCAGCAGATTACTTAACAAGTAGTAATTATATGCACTTTTTTTATGATTATATAAAACAACATCTAAAATATCCAGAGCAGTTGGAAATAGAGATTATCGAACGAGCAGAAATTACAGAACTTGAGATGGCGAATAGGAATTTACGAAAGATAAAAGACTTAGGTGTCAAAGTAAGCATGGATGATTTTGGGAAAGGTTATAGTTCGATGACTTATTTGCGCAGTCTGCCAATCGATATTATTAAAACAGATATGTCATTTATTGCTCTTTTAAAAACGGATAGGAGGCAACAGATTATTATTCAAGCGATTATTGATTTGTGTCATGACTTAGGCGGGAAAATTGTGACAGAAGGCGTAGAAGATAAAGAACAAGTGGAAAAATTGCGAGAAATGAAAGTCGATTATTTTCAAGGGTTTTATTTTAGCCGCCCTTTGCCAATGGAAGAGCTTAAGAAGAAGTTTTCAATACAGTGA
- a CDS encoding alpha/beta hydrolase: protein MRYEEALKYLKTHNHTQQDEGTEVIFKMVADTSRGNLDPFLLKDREEELEGTNTAIEVMPEEMAMPDFSNLEIATAAALQMRASMGSPNKDLTKGVTTEHRVIQGEYGDIPVRIYHHESQKELAPALIFYHGGGFVGGTPEVVENFCKGIAEKLPAVVINVDYHLAPEFPAPAALQDCFRVLNWVIENSDELRVDATKIGVSGDSAGGTLAAAVSYMDREAKTNYVGFQALLYPVLTLIDEDNDKYKWDITKFAASEETMPVVAPGIIGMNNSGLLLRTAYVRDENPASPIYSPLSSPDKSIYPPTLIVSAEFDALRAFAAVFAKQLMTSGVKTKAIVYQGMCHAFIDKYGIYPQAEDAADEIVQMMKEIF, encoded by the coding sequence ATGCGTTATGAAGAAGCCTTGAAATATTTAAAAACACATAACCACACGCAACAAGATGAAGGTACCGAAGTCATTTTTAAAATGGTAGCGGATACATCCCGTGGAAACCTCGATCCATTTCTATTAAAAGATCGTGAAGAAGAGTTAGAAGGCACTAATACGGCAATTGAAGTTATGCCGGAAGAAATGGCCATGCCAGATTTTTCGAATTTAGAAATCGCAACAGCAGCGGCCCTCCAAATGCGTGCTTCGATGGGAAGTCCCAATAAAGATTTAACCAAAGGAGTAACAACGGAACACAGAGTCATTCAAGGTGAATATGGAGATATTCCAGTCCGAATTTATCATCATGAATCGCAAAAAGAACTAGCGCCAGCCCTCATTTTTTATCATGGTGGTGGATTTGTCGGAGGGACACCAGAAGTAGTAGAAAATTTTTGTAAAGGCATTGCGGAAAAACTACCAGCAGTTGTTATCAATGTTGATTACCATTTAGCACCTGAATTCCCAGCTCCAGCAGCACTACAAGACTGTTTCCGTGTACTGAATTGGGTCATAGAAAATAGTGATGAACTTCGAGTTGATGCTACGAAGATTGGTGTTTCAGGGGACAGTGCAGGAGGAACCTTAGCTGCGGCGGTAAGTTACATGGACCGAGAAGCAAAAACGAACTATGTCGGGTTCCAAGCCCTCTTATATCCAGTCCTTACGCTAATTGATGAGGATAATGACAAATATAAGTGGGATATCACTAAGTTTGCTGCCTCGGAAGAAACGATGCCGGTTGTAGCTCCGGGAATTATTGGAATGAATAATTCTGGTTTATTGCTTCGAACAGCATATGTAAGAGATGAAAATCCAGCTTCACCAATCTATTCACCATTATCCTCTCCAGATAAAAGTATTTATCCACCAACTTTAATTGTTAGTGCTGAATTTGATGCGCTCAGAGCTTTCGCAGCGGTATTTGCAAAACAACTAATGACTAGCGGCGTCAAAACAAAAGCAATCGTATATCAAGGAATGTGTCATGCATTTATTGATAAATACGGGATTTACCCACAAGCAGAAGATGCCGCAGATGAAATTGTCCAAATGATGAAAGAAATATTTTAA
- a CDS encoding holin family protein, producing the protein MEVILKVGILGFGAAFGYLFGEVDLLVKVLVCFIVADYISGLLASGYQGKLNSKMGFKGIAKKIAILILVAIAHQIDLILGTYNSTRDAVIFFYLANELISILENFIRMEMKVPEVLKNLISIFDSKAGKEEKKNNENMN; encoded by the coding sequence ATGGAAGTCATACTAAAAGTTGGGATACTGGGATTTGGTGCGGCGTTTGGATACTTATTTGGGGAAGTGGATCTGTTGGTAAAAGTGCTTGTATGCTTTATTGTAGCTGATTATATTTCTGGGCTACTCGCTTCAGGATATCAAGGGAAACTAAATAGTAAAATGGGTTTCAAAGGAATCGCAAAAAAGATTGCTATCTTAATTTTAGTAGCTATTGCGCACCAAATAGACTTGATTCTAGGAACGTATAATTCAACTCGTGATGCTGTTATCTTTTTCTATTTGGCAAATGAGCTGATTTCTATATTGGAAAACTTCATACGAATGGAAATGAAAGTGCCAGAAGTTTTGAAAAATTTAATTTCGATTTTTGATTCGAAAGCAGGTAAGGAGGAAAAGAAAAATAACGAAAATATGAATTGA
- a CDS encoding EAL domain-containing protein has translation MGRMKFQLFIQPKLDVLQGNIVEYEILLRDDSEVPKFPLTELEAVLANEEIYYVFSKWFSEAFLEVLDKYPSDRFAINIAPQQLFYAETLLWLEELRSESHRITVEITEDIFDVPAHKQHLNANEKDAFILNKIKVIHGLGYHIAMDDVSCGLNSLERVMSYLPYIIEIKFSLIHFKSIDLEDLLYFIKAWANFAQKNNLDFVVEGIETKETMAILESHGVSIFQGYLVNKPFPV, from the coding sequence ATAGGGCGTATGAAATTTCAACTTTTTATCCAACCAAAGTTAGATGTTCTCCAAGGAAATATTGTCGAATACGAAATACTTCTTAGAGATGATAGCGAAGTTCCTAAATTTCCTTTGACGGAGCTAGAAGCAGTGCTTGCTAATGAAGAAATATATTATGTTTTTTCAAAGTGGTTTAGTGAGGCTTTTTTAGAAGTTTTAGACAAATATCCCAGCGACCGTTTTGCTATTAATATAGCGCCACAACAGCTTTTTTATGCTGAAACACTTCTCTGGCTAGAAGAACTGAGAAGCGAGAGCCATCGAATCACTGTAGAAATCACCGAAGATATTTTTGACGTACCCGCACATAAGCAACATTTAAATGCCAATGAGAAAGATGCGTTTATCCTCAATAAAATCAAAGTCATTCATGGACTAGGTTATCATATTGCCATGGATGATGTTAGTTGTGGCCTAAATAGCTTGGAACGAGTGATGAGCTATCTGCCGTATATAATTGAAATTAAGTTTTCTTTAATCCATTTTAAAAGCATCGATTTAGAAGATTTGCTGTACTTTATTAAAGCTTGGGCGAACTTTGCTCAGAAAAATAATTTGGATTTTGTTGTAGAGGGAATTGAAACAAAAGAAACCATGGCAATATTAGAAAGTCATGGCGTCTCGATTTTTCAAGGTTATTTAGTTAATAAGCCATTTCCGGTTTAA
- a CDS encoding helix-turn-helix transcriptional regulator produces MELNKFVGNKIKQYREERGLNQEALAERLHTTRQTISRYENGDRKANQDVLFEIAKIFNKRLDDFFPERNLPPVDERGMTVAAHIDDDVTDEELRDILAYIEMKKKLHRGM; encoded by the coding sequence ATGGAGTTAAATAAGTTTGTAGGAAATAAAATAAAACAATATCGTGAGGAACGAGGTTTAAATCAAGAGGCCCTTGCTGAGCGCTTGCACACCACACGCCAAACTATCAGCCGCTATGAAAATGGTGATCGCAAAGCAAACCAAGATGTTTTATTTGAAATTGCGAAGATTTTTAACAAACGATTAGATGACTTTTTCCCAGAAAGAAACTTACCTCCTGTTGATGAACGAGGAATGACAGTCGCGGCCCACATTGATGATGATGTAACAGATGAAGAATTGCGAGATATATTAGCCTATATAGAGATGAAGAAAAAACTCCATCGCGGGATGTGA
- a CDS encoding N-acetylmuramoyl-L-alanine amidase: protein MGNGLVEKNWVLAVAKLLQTELMNAGFEVGMTRTDDTFYELSKRAQRANSFKANLFISIHFNAGGGMGYEDYIFTSTPERTEEIQKIIHKKVIAKVSKHGMRDRGMKKANFAVLRETAMDAILLEAGFCDSSDAVILKTSAYQKDFCLGIVEAVKEIFDVTVTKFRAGKYSTSYDAISGGNLKGYLPAGTNVFVYKELAKTINLTMAKGVPGSWVLKTEVNTGKR, encoded by the coding sequence ATGGGAAACGGACTTGTGGAGAAAAATTGGGTGCTGGCTGTTGCGAAGTTGTTGCAAACTGAACTGATGAATGCTGGCTTTGAAGTGGGGATGACAAGAACGGATGATACTTTTTATGAATTAAGTAAACGAGCGCAAAGAGCAAATAGCTTTAAAGCAAATTTATTTATCTCAATCCACTTCAATGCAGGTGGTGGTATGGGATATGAAGATTACATTTTCACCTCAACACCAGAACGAACTGAAGAAATCCAAAAAATAATTCATAAAAAAGTGATCGCAAAAGTTTCTAAACATGGAATGCGTGACCGAGGAATGAAAAAAGCGAATTTTGCAGTTTTACGAGAAACGGCTATGGATGCCATTTTATTAGAGGCGGGTTTTTGTGATAGTAGTGATGCGGTGATTCTCAAAACGAGTGCATATCAGAAAGATTTTTGCTTAGGGATTGTGGAAGCTGTGAAAGAAATCTTTGACGTTACAGTAACCAAATTTCGAGCAGGAAAATATTCAACAAGCTATGATGCGATTTCAGGTGGAAATCTAAAAGGCTATTTACCGGCTGGGACAAACGTTTTTGTTTATAAAGAATTAGCAAAAACAATTAATTTAACAATGGCTAAAGGTGTCCCTGGAAGTTGGGTTTTGAAAACCGAAGTGAATACTGGGAAAAGATAA
- a CDS encoding bifunctional metallophosphatase/5'-nucleotidase produces MKVNKFFKKATHVLLVAGLTIGLTAPFTGNSVQAAADTVPIQILGINDFHGALETASKDASGSPIGGADYLATNLDNATSSFLQANPDATADNAIRVQAGDMVGASPAVSGLLQDEPTMKVLQKMNFEVGTLGNHEFDEGLPEYKRILDGVSTSKFGPIVEAYPRVKSDMKIVAANVVNKGTNTVAEGFSPYYVKEIDGVKVGFIGIVTTEIPNLVLANHIKDYDFLDEAETIVKYSAELRGQGVNAIVVLSHVPALSTGNPNTGTKQDVAGEAANMITKANELDPNNSVDLVLAGHNHQYTNGLVGKTRIVQSYNNGKAFSDVTGELDKTTGDFVSPPDAKITYNTRSVSPNADITAVTEDAKSRIEGVINETIGLANKDVISRDTNLDNKAIDDKESELGNMITDAQRYMANKAGADVDFAMTNNGGIRADLSTRLANSQNEITWGAAQAVQPFGNILQVVEMSGADILEALNQQYLSNQTYFLQISGLKYTFTDTDDLDHAYKVASVTTENGTPLKADQKYKVVINDFLFGGGDGFSAFKKANLVTAIDPDTETFINYIKDQKAAGKVITAQKEGRKVYKSQADIDKETEAAAIQAIKDATKINKLAEKDKTLTGTTLPGATVGVQKADTNAKLARATGPSTTADANGKFSVDISSLDLKKGDQFTTTVTDANGYSTTFQTTVQATATTPPDNEDGNNSGTGNGNGSNGGANNGNTNNGSGTTDGGTTTTETPTTSAPNGTTTGSKVSTTLPTTGDTAGLATVFGLVLTTTALYVLRKKN; encoded by the coding sequence GTGAAAGTGAACAAATTTTTCAAGAAAGCCACACATGTTTTACTCGTAGCAGGGCTCACAATCGGACTAACTGCACCATTCACTGGGAATTCAGTACAGGCAGCAGCGGATACCGTTCCTATCCAGATTTTAGGAATAAATGATTTCCACGGAGCGCTTGAAACAGCCTCCAAAGATGCATCTGGCTCACCAATAGGCGGAGCAGACTATTTAGCAACCAACCTGGATAATGCTACTAGCTCATTTTTACAAGCAAATCCTGATGCTACAGCAGATAATGCCATTCGTGTCCAAGCGGGTGATATGGTCGGTGCTAGCCCAGCCGTTTCTGGTTTACTTCAAGACGAACCAACAATGAAAGTCCTTCAAAAAATGAACTTCGAAGTCGGCACACTTGGGAATCATGAGTTTGATGAAGGCTTACCTGAATACAAACGAATTTTAGATGGGGTTTCTACAAGCAAATTCGGACCAATTGTGGAAGCTTATCCACGCGTTAAAAGCGATATGAAAATTGTTGCCGCAAATGTTGTTAATAAAGGGACAAACACAGTTGCAGAAGGATTTTCACCTTATTATGTAAAAGAAATTGATGGCGTCAAAGTTGGCTTCATCGGTATCGTTACAACCGAAATCCCTAATTTAGTACTGGCAAATCATATTAAAGACTATGATTTCCTTGATGAAGCAGAAACAATTGTGAAATACTCTGCTGAACTTAGAGGACAAGGCGTAAATGCTATCGTTGTTTTATCTCACGTTCCAGCTCTTTCCACTGGAAATCCAAACACTGGAACAAAGCAAGATGTAGCTGGGGAAGCTGCTAATATGATAACGAAAGCAAACGAATTAGACCCAAATAATTCCGTCGATTTAGTCCTAGCTGGTCATAATCATCAATACACAAACGGATTAGTTGGTAAAACTCGTATCGTCCAAAGTTACAATAACGGTAAAGCTTTTTCCGATGTAACCGGCGAACTTGATAAAACAACAGGCGATTTCGTTTCACCACCAGATGCTAAAATTACATATAATACGAGAAGCGTCTCTCCAAATGCCGATATTACAGCTGTAACTGAAGATGCGAAAAGCCGCATTGAAGGAGTTATCAACGAAACTATCGGACTTGCAAATAAAGACGTGATTTCCCGCGATACAAATCTAGACAACAAAGCAATTGATGATAAAGAATCTGAACTTGGTAATATGATTACTGACGCACAACGCTATATGGCGAATAAAGCTGGAGCTGATGTCGACTTTGCGATGACGAACAACGGTGGAATTCGAGCTGACCTTTCAACTCGACTTGCAAATAGTCAAAACGAAATTACTTGGGGTGCGGCACAAGCTGTCCAACCATTTGGAAACATTCTTCAAGTCGTTGAAATGTCAGGTGCAGATATTTTAGAAGCACTGAACCAACAATATTTGAGTAACCAAACTTACTTTTTACAAATATCTGGACTAAAATACACTTTCACCGATACAGATGACTTAGATCATGCATACAAAGTCGCTAGTGTTACAACAGAAAACGGAACTCCACTTAAAGCTGACCAAAAATATAAAGTCGTGATTAATGACTTCTTATTCGGTGGTGGCGACGGATTTTCCGCATTCAAAAAAGCGAATCTAGTTACAGCCATTGACCCAGATACTGAAACATTTATCAACTACATTAAAGACCAAAAAGCTGCTGGAAAAGTAATCACTGCCCAAAAAGAAGGCCGTAAAGTTTACAAATCCCAAGCTGATATCGACAAAGAAACCGAAGCTGCAGCAATCCAAGCAATTAAAGACGCAACAAAAATCAACAAACTAGCTGAAAAAGACAAAACGCTTACAGGAACTACTTTACCAGGCGCTACGGTTGGTGTTCAAAAAGCAGATACAAACGCCAAATTAGCACGCGCCACTGGACCAAGCACAACAGCGGATGCAAATGGTAAATTCTCTGTAGATATTTCTTCTCTAGACCTAAAAAAAGGTGACCAATTCACAACTACTGTCACTGATGCGAACGGTTACAGCACCACATTCCAAACAACCGTGCAAGCAACCGCAACTACACCTCCTGATAACGAGGATGGTAATAACAGCGGAACAGGGAATGGAAATGGTAGTAATGGTGGCGCAAATAACGGCAATACCAATAATGGTTCCGGAACTACTGACGGCGGAACAACTACAACTGAAACACCAACAACATCAGCACCAAACGGAACAACTACTGGAAGCAAGGTAAGTACCACCCTTCCAACTACTGGTGATACAGCAGGACTTGCGACAGTTTTTGGGTTAGTTTTAACAACAACTGCGCTTTATGTTTTGCGGAAGAAAAACTGA
- a CDS encoding ABC transporter ATP-binding protein produces the protein MKSMKWIWQYVRKYRLLMVGVFILIFIASGISIIYPLLGGKVIDDVVYKNQPKLLIPLLLIMIISTIIRTICRYTYQIMCERIGQNSLFQIREDLYKKLQSLDFDFFNNTRVGDIMARMTGDTDAIRHFVSWVSYNILENIFLFTFAIVIMTTIDWKLTLALVILTPLIAFLTMKMSSKAQPVFYEIRESFSRLNSMVEENISGNRVVKAFAREDFEMKKFHEHNEDFKQRNLDSAAVSRTYLPVLDSLAGILVVITLVFGGYLVIKGQMTLGDLVAFNGFLWMLNGPMRMSGWLINDVQRFVASSFKIQDMMATTAKIPIHAEKPAPSLQGYVEFKNVSFHFEDDPTTDVLKNISLKAAPGQTIAILGETGAGKSTLVNLICRFYDPTSGEILLDGVDAKKWHVRELRNHIATVMQDIFLFSDTIEGNIAFGAPDATMEDVRRMARIADADHFIETMPESYDTIVGERGVGLSGGQKQRISLARALLKNPSILILDDTTSAVDMETEVKIQGELKQITENTTTFIIAHRISSVKEADEILILNHGEIIERGTHADLLAKKGYYFDIYNKQLGTEASANG, from the coding sequence ATGAAAAGCATGAAATGGATTTGGCAATATGTACGGAAATATCGGCTGCTTATGGTTGGAGTATTTATTTTAATTTTTATTGCGTCTGGTATTAGTATTATTTATCCACTACTTGGTGGGAAAGTGATTGATGATGTCGTTTATAAAAATCAGCCAAAATTGCTTATACCATTACTTTTAATCATGATTATTTCGACCATTATTCGAACGATTTGTCGTTATACGTATCAAATTATGTGTGAGCGAATTGGACAAAACTCCCTTTTCCAAATTCGTGAAGATCTTTATAAAAAATTGCAGTCATTGGATTTTGATTTTTTTAATAATACTCGTGTAGGTGACATTATGGCAAGAATGACTGGGGACACGGATGCGATTCGTCACTTTGTTTCTTGGGTGTCTTACAATATTCTGGAAAATATTTTCTTGTTTACGTTTGCGATTGTTATTATGACGACAATTGACTGGAAACTAACGCTGGCACTTGTTATTTTGACGCCACTTATTGCTTTTCTTACGATGAAAATGTCTAGCAAAGCACAACCAGTTTTTTATGAAATTCGTGAAAGCTTTTCGCGGCTTAACTCGATGGTAGAAGAAAATATTAGTGGAAATCGCGTCGTGAAAGCATTTGCGCGCGAAGATTTTGAAATGAAGAAATTCCATGAGCATAACGAGGATTTTAAACAACGTAATTTAGATTCTGCTGCAGTTTCTAGGACTTATCTTCCTGTGCTTGATTCGCTAGCTGGAATTTTAGTAGTTATCACGCTTGTTTTTGGCGGTTATTTAGTAATTAAAGGCCAAATGACACTCGGAGATTTAGTTGCCTTTAACGGTTTCTTATGGATGCTAAATGGTCCAATGCGGATGAGTGGTTGGTTAATTAATGACGTTCAACGCTTTGTTGCTTCATCTTTTAAAATTCAAGATATGATGGCGACCACAGCGAAAATTCCGATTCATGCCGAAAAACCAGCGCCGTCCCTGCAAGGCTATGTCGAATTTAAAAATGTTAGTTTTCATTTTGAAGATGATCCAACCACCGATGTTCTGAAAAATATTTCTTTGAAAGCTGCACCAGGACAAACGATTGCAATTTTAGGAGAAACCGGCGCAGGCAAATCTACTTTAGTCAACTTGATTTGCCGCTTTTATGATCCTACTTCTGGTGAAATTTTATTAGATGGCGTCGATGCGAAAAAGTGGCATGTGCGGGAACTTAGAAATCATATCGCGACCGTTATGCAAGATATTTTCCTGTTTTCTGACACAATCGAAGGAAACATTGCTTTTGGGGCGCCAGATGCAACGATGGAAGATGTCAGGCGAATGGCTCGAATTGCTGATGCTGACCATTTTATTGAAACAATGCCGGAAAGTTATGACACAATTGTTGGTGAACGCGGAGTTGGTCTTTCTGGCGGACAAAAACAACGGATTTCGCTAGCTCGAGCACTGTTGAAAAATCCTTCTATTCTCATTTTGGACGATACAACTTCTGCCGTTGACATGGAAACCGAAGTGAAGATCCAAGGAGAATTAAAACAAATTACGGAAAATACGACAACCTTTATTATTGCGCACCGGATTTCTTCAGTAAAAGAAGCTGACGAAATATTGATTTTAAATCACGGTGAAATTATCGAACGTGGCACACATGCTGATTTGCTAGCTAAAAAAGGTTATTATTTTGATATTTACAATAAACAACTAGGGACGGAGGCGAGTGCGAATGGCTAG
- a CDS encoding ArpU family phage packaging/lysis transcriptional regulator has product MQVLVLPESKDINYIKTVQEVKRFFADFQRFRVISGLPQKPFLEKNGQLEEAIFNTVAFSARHAKEVMNEAQCLVEKYTMILNQMDALYRTILLDCYIERKQDVAIMMNLPYEIAQFKRIKKRAVLEIATVVGILVRKA; this is encoded by the coding sequence ATGCAAGTGCTTGTTTTACCAGAAAGTAAAGACATTAATTACATTAAAACTGTTCAAGAAGTAAAACGATTTTTTGCCGATTTTCAGCGCTTTCGTGTGATAAGTGGACTTCCGCAAAAGCCGTTTCTGGAGAAAAATGGGCAGTTGGAAGAAGCTATTTTTAATACAGTAGCTTTTTCTGCAAGACATGCTAAGGAAGTAATGAATGAGGCGCAGTGTCTAGTAGAAAAATACACGATGATACTCAACCAAATGGATGCGTTGTATCGAACTATTTTGTTGGACTGCTATATAGAAAGAAAGCAAGATGTGGCGATTATGATGAATTTACCATATGAGATTGCTCAATTTAAACGGATTAAAAAACGAGCAGTTTTGGAAATTGCTACGGTTGTGGGGATTTTGGTTAGGAAGGCATGA